A single genomic interval of Musa acuminata AAA Group cultivar baxijiao chromosome BXJ3-4, Cavendish_Baxijiao_AAA, whole genome shotgun sequence harbors:
- the LOC135583080 gene encoding calcium-transporting ATPase 10, plasma membrane-type-like has translation MESYLNENFGGVKSKNSTEESLERWRKLVGVVKNPKRRFRFTANLSKRSEAAAMKRSNHEKLRVAVLVSKAALQFIHGIALHSEYIVPDEVKKAGFQICPDELGSIVEGHDVKKLKVHGGVNGIVDKLSTSTTNGLIATEESLKHRQDIYGVNKFTESQVRSFWIFVWEALQDMTLIILAVCACISLIVGIATEGWPKGAHDGLGIVASILLVVFVTATSDYRQSLQFKDLDKEKKKISVQVTRDGFRQKISIYDLLPGDLVHLAIGDQVPADGLFMSGFSLLINESSLTGESEPVNVNADNPFLLSGTKVQDGSCKMLVTTVGMRSQWGKLMATLSEGGDDETPLQVKLNGVATIIGKIGLVFAVVTFAVLAEGLIKHKFQHGSYLSWSADDALELLEYFAVGVTIVVVAVPEGLPLAVTLSLAFAMKKMMNDRALVRHLAACETMGSATSICSDKTGTLTTNHMTVVKACICGNIKEVNNHEEIKHVCSQVPDVALKVLMQSIFYNTGGEVVINQAGKLEILGTPTETALLEFGLLLGGDFQVARQETKIVKVEPFNSEKKRMGVVLQLPGGGYRAHCKGASEIILAACDKVLDSAGNTVLLDESTFSQLKSTIESFASEALRTLCLAYMEIENGFTADEQIPINGFTCIGIVGIKDPVRPGVKDSVAICRSAGITVRMVTGDNINTAKAIARECGILTDDGVAIEGPDFRSKSLEEMMDLIPRLQVMARSSPMDKHTLVKHLRTMFNEVVAVTGDGTNDAPALHEADIGLAMGIAGTEVAKESADVIILDDNFSTIVTVAKWGRSVYINIQKFVQFQLTVNVVALIVNFSSACITGHAPLTAVQLLWVNMIMDTLGALALATEPPNDELMKRSPVGRKGGFISNTMWRNILGQALYQFIVIWYLQREGKGLFQLEGPDSDLALNTLIFNSFVFCQVFNEISCREMEKIDVFHGILENYVFVAVITCTIIFQFIIVQFLGEFANTTPLTLYQWFACVFIGFLGMPISAAIKMVPVGSK, from the exons ATGGAGAGCTACCTGAACGAGAACTTCGGTGGGGTGAAGTCGAAGAACTCGACGGAGGAGTCGCTCGAGCGATGGCGGAAGCTCGTCGGCGTCGTCAAGAACCCCAAGCGCCGCTTCCGCTTCACCGCCAACCTCTCCAAGCGCTCCGAGGCCGCCGCCATGAAGCGCTCGAACCAT GAGAAATTGCGAGTAGCTGTTTTGGTTTCAAAAGCCGCATTGCAATTTATTCATG GTATCGCATTGCATAGTGAGTACATTGTGCCTGATGAAGTGAAGAAAGCAGGCTTCCAAATTTGCCCTGATGAATTGGGTTCCATAGTTGAAGGCCATGATGTGAAGAAGTTGAAAGTCCATGGTGGTGTTAATGGTATTGTGGACAAACTTTCAACATCAACAACAAATGGACTAATTGCTACAGAGGAGAGTTTGAAACACAGGCAAGATATTTATGGAGTAAATAAATTTACTGAAAGCCAGGTTCGGAGTTTTTGGATATTTGTTTGGGAAGCACTTCAAGACATGACTCTCATAATTCTTGCTGTGTGTGCTTGTATATCCCTTATTGTTGGCATTGCCACAGAAGGATGGCCAAAAGGTGCACATGATGGACTTGGCATTGTGGCTAGCATACTGTTGGTTGTCTTTGTTACTGCAACTAGTGATTACCGACAATCTTTACAGTTCAAAGATTTggataaggagaagaagaagatatcTGTACAGGTTACACGTGATGGCTTCAGACAGAAGATTTCAATATATGATCTTCTTCCTGGTGATCTAGTGCATCTTGCAATTGGAGATCAAGTTCCTGCTGATGGGTTATTCATGTCTGGATTTTCCTTATTGATCAATGAATCCAGTTTAACAGGAGAGAGTGAACCTGTCAATGTGAATGCTGACAATCCATTTCTTTTATCTGGAACTAAAGTCCAAGATGGATCCTGTAAAATGCTGGTAACTACAGTTGGCATGAGATCACAATGGGGTAAGTTGATGGCCACCCTTAGTGAAGGAGGAGATGATGAAACTCCATTGCAGGTCAAACTGAACGGAGTTGCCACTATCATAGGGAAAATTGGCTTGGTATTTGCAGTTGTGACATTTGCAGTGCTTGCTGAAGGACTAATCAAACATAAGTTTCAACATGGTTCATACTTGAGCTGGTCAGCAGATGATGCGTTAGAGTTGCTGGAGTATTTTGCTGTTGGAGTCACTATTGTAGTGGTTGCAGTTCCTGAAGGATTGCCTTTAGCTGTAACCTTGAGCCTTGCTTTTGCCATGAAAAAGATGATGAATGACAGAGCACTGGTCCGCCATCTTGCTGCTTGTGAAACTATGGGTTCAGCTACATCTATTTGCAGTGACAAGACAGGTACATTGACAACCAATCACATGACTGTTGTGAAAGCTTGCATATGTGGGAATATCAAGGAGGTTAATAATCATGAAGAAATAAAACATGTTTGCTCCCAGGTTCCAGATGTTGCTCTAAAAGTACTCATGCAATCCATCTTTTATAACACTGGCGGTGAAGTTGTTATCAACCAAGCTGGAAAACTTGAAATACTTGGAACGCCAACTGAGACTGCTCTGTTGGAATTTGGATTGTTACTAGGTGGGGATTTCCAGGTTGCACGTCAGGAGACTAAGATTGTCAAAGtggaaccatttaattctgaaaaGAAGAGAATGGGAGTGGTTCTCCAGCTTCCAGGAGGAGGATACAGAGCCCATTGTAAAGGTGCTTCAGAAATTATATTGGCTGCTTGTGATAAGGTTTTAGATTCTGCAGGTAACACTGTCCTGCTTGATGAATCAACATTCAGTCAACTCAAGAGTACTATAGAAAGTTTTGCCAGTGAGGCTCTCCGTACACTGTGCCTTGCTTACATGGAAATTGAGAATGGTTTCACAGCTGATGAACAAATCCCTATTAATGGATTCACTTGTATTGGAATTGTTGGCATCAAAGACCCTGTTCGTCCAGGTGTAAAAGATTCAGTTGCAATTTGCAGGTCTGCCGGAATTACTGTGAGAATGGTTACAGGGGATAACATAAACACTGCAAAGGCTATTGCTCGAGAATGTGGTATTCTTACTGATGATGGGGTTGCTATTGAAGGTCCAGACTTCAGGAGTAAGAGTCTGGAGGAAATGATGGATTTAATACCAAGACTTCAG GTGATGGCTAGATCTTCACCAATGGATAAACATACCTTGGTGAAACATCTGCGCACCATGTTCAATGAAGTTGTTGCTGTGACTGGTGATGGCACAAACGACGCTCCAGCACTTCACGAGGCAGATATTGGGCTTGCAATGGGAATTGCAGGAACTGAG GTGGCTAAAGAAAGTGCTGATGTTATTATTCTTGATGACAACTTCTCAACTATTGTAACTGTGGCAAAATGGGGACGTTCAGTGTACATAAACATTCAAAAGTTTGTGCAGTTTCAGCTGACTGTTAATGTTGTTGCTTTAATTGTAAACTTCTCCTCAGCCTGCATAACCG GACATGCTCCGCTAACTGCCGTTCAACTGCTCTGGGTGAACATGATTATGGATACACTTGGGGCACTCGCATTAGCCACTGAGCCACCAAATGATGAATTGATGAAAAGATCTCCTGTTGGAAGAAAAGGCGGTTTTATTAGTAACACAATGTGGAGGAACATCCTAGGACAAGCCTTGTACCAGTTCATTGTGATATGGTATCTCCAGAGAGAAGGGAAAGGGCTGTTTCAACTTGAGGGCCCTGATTCTGATCTTGCACTAAACACTCTTATTTTCAATTCCTTCGTCTTTTGTCAG GTATTCAATGAGATCAGCTGCAGAGAAATGGAAAAGATCGATGTGTTCCATGGCATATTGGAGAATTATGTATTCGTGGCTGTCATCACCTGTACCATCATCTTCCAGTTCATAATCGTTCAGTTCCTTGGAGAATTCGCGAACACCACTCCGTTGACTTTATATCAGTGGTTTGCCTGTGTGTTCATTGGGTTTCTTGGTATGCCTATTTCTGCTGCCATCAAGATGGTTCCTGTGGGTTCCAAGTAA
- the LOC135635307 gene encoding uncharacterized protein LOC135635307: protein MASLSPGVLLRLLQDEKSSSNPPRRPLHATPAVLQITGIVPAVAGPDLCPDKGFYIKVSDSSHSIYVSLPADLNDLILADRLQLGQLIQVRRLEPASPVPVLRDFRLLAGRHPCLHDTVVLICATPTASSSATPPLPPPEKKKRQLHSRSHSSVGDRISEVGMSSPSFAPSPTNRAAKRRERRSSDALHELQKFTVPCMDEDTYDSDDSRFSCTSSPASSRFSYASSSFSSPSPCTTKARKSWHASGRITERRREAKPTVQSRSASVSPSRLAHHARLMPKDDAPTAFQRNTEKALKVLGNSGKWKLPGSDKASTEISSTTTTSFCSSDGGVLWASLPPNLMRHGKEVVRQRDSSLQAAIDALLEASAADKLIECLSTYSELQSDKDGDPQLMVNRFLNFHHTLGQTRLIAQSLERSTQPSSCNYNPASARSVGKVAAERKSCATSWVKAALESDLVRFPTQVKALPETSEAPPSHGGRTKNSLAKGSSLLLASNTLQHEYNRWFLRYIDKFLDSIQSKTGYNGCELEVAGLLCQLKRVDGWLNTITSKEISSWPRDRLRDGVLSEEDEAEACERVRRKIYNVLLRHVESAAIALESMSTPDEEQDRELMLSS, encoded by the exons ATGGCGTCGCTGAGCCCCGGCGTCCTCCTCAGGCTCCTCCAAGACGAAAAATCATCCTCCAACCCCCCACGCCGCCCGCTCCACGCCACCCCGGCCGTCCTCCAGATCACCGGCATCGTTCCCGCCGTCGCCGGCCCCGACCTCTGCCCCGACAAAGGCTTCTACATCAAGGTCTCCGACTCCTCCCACTCCATCTACGTCTCCCTCCCTGCCGACCTCAATGACCTCATCCTCGCCGACCGCCTCCAGCTCGGCCAACTCATCCAGGTGCGCCGCCTCGAGCCCGCCTCCCCTGTTCCCGTGCTCCGTGACTTCCGCCTCCTCGCCGGCCGCCACCCCTGCCTCCACGACACCGTCGTCCTCATCTGCGCCACCCCAACTGCTTCTTCGAGCGCCACCCCTCCTCTGCCCCCACCCGAGAAGAAGAAGCGGCAGCTGCATTCGAGGTCCCACTCGAGCGTGGGGGACCGGATCAGCGAGGTCGGCATGAGCTCCCCGTCCTTCGCCCCTTCGCCCACGAACCGAGCGGCGAAGAGACGAGAGAGGAGGAGCTCGGACGCCCTGCACGAGCTGCAGAAGTTTACCGTTCCGTGCATGGATGAAGATACCTACGACTCCGACGACTCGAGATTCTCCTGCACTTCGTCTCCCGCGTCGTCGAGATTCTCTTACGCCTCGTCTTCCTTCTCGTCGCCGTCTCCCTGCACGACGAAGGCGAGGAAAAGCTGGCACGCCTCAGGGAGGATCACCGAGCGGAGAAGAGAGGCGAAACCCACAGTTCAGAGTCGAAGCGCAAGT GTTTCTCCGAGTAGGTTAGCTCATCATGCAAGGTTGATGCCGAAAGATGATGCACCAACAGCTTTCCAAAGAAACACCGAGAAGGCTCTCAAAGTGCTTGGTAATTCCGGTAAGTGGAAGCTCCCTGGTTCAGATAAAGCAAGCACAGAAATCTCTTCCACCACGACGACCTCCTTCTGCTCATCGGATGGCGGCGTCCTCTGGGCTTCACTGCCTCCAAACTTGATGAGGCATGGGAAG GAGGTCGTAAGGCAGCGAGATTCATCACTGCAAGCTGCCATCGACGCGTTGCTGGAGGCATCTGCCGCAGATAAACTGATCGAGTGCTTGAG CACGTACTCAGAGCTGCAGTCCGACAAGGATGGCGATCCACAGCTCATGGTCAACAGGTTCTTGAACTTTCACCATACGCTGGGGCAGACCAGATTAATCGCTCAGTCATTAGAAAGATCGACCCAGCCGAGTTCATGCAACTACAACCCTGCTTCGGCCAGATCAGTGGGCAAGGTTGCAGCAGAGAGAAAAAGCTGCGCCACCTCGTGGGTCAAAGCAGCTCTGGAGTCGGATCTTGTACGATTCCCCACGCAGGTAAAGGCTCTTCCTGAGACTTCGGAAGCACCACCAAGTCACGGAGGAAGAACAAAGAATAGTTTGGCCAAGGGGAGCAGCCTGCTGCTGGCGTCGAACACATTGCAGCACGAGTACAACAGATGGTTTCTGAGATACATCGACAAGTTTCTGGATTCAATCCAGAGCAAAACCGGATACAATGGATGCGAGCTGGAAGTGGCAGGTTTGCTGTGCCAGTTAAAGCGAGTCGATGGCTGGTTAAACACCATCACCAGCAAGGAGATCAGCTCCTGGCCGAGGGACAGACTCAGAGATGGCGTGCTGTCGGAGGAGGACGAAGCTGAAGCATGCGAGAGAGTGCGAAGGAAGATATACAACGTGCTGCTGCGGCATGTGGAGAGTGCTGCCATTGCTCTGGAAAGCATGAGCACACCTGATGAGGAGCAAGACAGGGAGCTGATGCTAAGTTCGTAG
- the LOC135636319 gene encoding U-box domain-containing protein 4-like, protein MAIGLFILLLYYASFTLFSKGNEAYHIIRFLLELDWGFHPIAMMLMENPPEFGRHARRSYSDGAGSSGAFSDCNSECSASGNGASSLRRLLASDYYSDEEVRGLISDLGSPSVESRRRAAMELRLLAKHSTENRLRIARAGGVVPLVALLSHPDPQLQEHGVTAVLNLSLCDENKGPIAAAGAVRYLVRALRSGTPAARENAACALLRLAQLDDLRAVIGRSGAIPPLVALLETGGSRGKKDAATALFTLLAAKENKARAVEAGVVRPLLDLMADPESEMVDKAAYVLHRLLSEPEGRASAVEEGGVPVLVEMVEVGSQRQKEVAMLSLLEICEESAAYRKMVIREGAIPPLIALSQSSSKKTKDKAEALIELLRRPTTKLMDYSQQRTRGCSALPVDGDALVRA, encoded by the exons ATGGCGATCGGCCTATTTATACTACTGCTATACTATGCTTCCTTTACCCTCTTCTCAAAAGGCAACGAAGCATATCATATCATTCGCTTCCTTCTCGAGTTGGATTGGGGGTTTCATCCGATTGCAATGATGCTGATGGAGAACCCGCCGGAGTTTGGCCGCCACGCGAGGCGGAGCTACAGCGACGGCGCCGGCTCTTCCGGCGCCTTCAGCGACTGCAACAGCGAATGCTCCGCCTCCGGCAACGGCGCTTCCTCCCTCCGCCGCCTACTTGCCTCCGACTACTACTCCGACGAGGAGGTCCGCGGCCTCATCTCCGACCTCGGGTCCCCCTCCGTCGAGTCCCGGCGCCGCGCCGCAATGGAGCTCCGCCTCCTCGCCAAGCACAGCACCGAGAACCGCCTCCGCATCGCCCGCGCCGGCGGCGTCGTCCCGCTCGTCGCCCTCCTCTCACACCCGGACCCGCAGCTGCAGGAGCACGGCGTGACCGCCGTCCTCAACCTCTCCCTCTGCGACGAGAACAAGGGGCCCATCGCCGCCGCCGGCGCCGTCCGTTACCTCGTCCGTGCCCTCCGCTCCGGCACTCCCGCCGCCCGCGAGAACGCCGCCTGCGCCCTCCTCCGCCTCGCCCAGCTCGACGACCTCCGGGCCGTCATCGGCCGCTCCGGCGCCATCCCGCCCCTCGTCGCCCTCCTCGAGACCGGCGGCTCCCGCGGGAAGAAGGACGCCGCCACCGCCCTCTTCACCCTCCTGGCCGCGAAGGAGAACAAGGCCCGGGCCGTCGAGGCCGGGGTGGTGCGCCCGCTGCTAGACCTAATGGCCGACCCGGAGTCCGAGATGGTGGACAAGGCGGCGTATGTGCTGCACCGGCTGCTGTCGGAGCCGGAGGGCCGAGCGTCGGCGGTGGAGGAGGGCGGCGTCCCGGTGCTCGTGGAGATGGTGGAAGTGGGAAGCCAGCGCCAGAAGGAGGTGGCGATGCTTTCGCTGCTGGAGATCTGCGAGGAAAGCGCCGCCTACCGGAAGATGGTCATCCGCGAGGGCGCTATCCCGCCGCTCATCGCCCTCTCCCAGTCCTCCTCCAAGAAGACCAAGGACAAG GCGGAAGCGTTGATCGAGCTTTTGCGACGACCGACCACGAAGCTGATGGATTATTCCCAGCAGAGGACACGTGGCTGTTCGGCGCTCCCTGTAGACGGCGACGCACTAGTACGAGCATAG
- the LOC135635169 gene encoding mitotic checkpoint protein BUB3.2-like, whose amino-acid sequence MSAATLPATGGRELSDPPSDGISNLRFSNHSDLLLVSSWDRSLRLYDAGADALKGEFAHVGPILDCCFHDDSSGFSACADHMVRRFVFGSGKEDILGRHDAPVRCVEYSYATGQVITGSWDKTLKCWDPRGASGPDHALVGTYPQPERVYSLSLVGHRLVVATAGRHVNVYDLRNMSQPEQRRESSLKYQTRCVRCYPNGTGFALSSVEGRVAMEFFDLSEAAQAKKYAFKCHRKSEAGRDTVYPVNAIAFHPIYGTFATGGCDGYVNVWDGNNKKRLYQYSKYPTSIAALSFSRDGRQLAVASSYTFEEGDTLHEPDTIFVRNVNEVEVKPKPKALPAPPP is encoded by the exons ATGAGCGCCGCCACTCTTCCGGCCACCGGCGGGAGGGAGCTCTCCGACCCACCCTCCGATGGCATCTCCAACCTCCGCTTCTCCAACCACAGCGACCTCCTCCTCGTCTCGTCGTGGGACAGG AGTCTTCGTCTTTACGATGCCGGGGCGGACGCTCTCAAGGGGGAGTTCGCGCATGTTGGCCCCATCCTCGATTGCTGCTTCCATGACGATTCATCGGGCTTTAGTGCCTGTGCCGACCATATGGTCAGAAG GTTTGTCTTTGGTTCTGGCAAGGAGGATATTTTAGGACGCCATGATGCTCCTGTCCGTTGTGTTGAATACTCTTATGCAACAG GCCAAGTAATTACTGGAAGTTGGGACAAGACACTGAAATGCTGGGATCCTAGAGGTGCAAGCGGCCCAGACCATGCACTTGTTGGGACATATCCACAACCTGAACGAGTGTATTCTCTTTCCTTAGTTGGTCATCGTTTAGTAGTTGCTACTGCAGGAAGGCATGTGAATGTCTATGATTTGCGCAATATGTCTCAACCAGAACAACGAAgggaatcatcattaaaatatcaaacTAGATGTGTTCGTTGCTATCCCAATGGCACAG GTTTTGCTCTTAGTTCTGTCGAAGGTCGAGTAGCTATGGAGTTTTTCGATCTATCAGAGGCTGCTCAAGCGAAGAA GTATGCGTTCAAGTGCCACCGTAAATCGGAGGCTGGGAGGGACACTGTTTATCCTGTCAATGCAATTGCGTTCCATCCAAT CTATGGGACATTTGCTACTGGAGGTTGTGATGGTTACGTTAATGTGTGGGATGGCAACAATAAGAAAAGACTTTATCAG TATTCAAAATACCCGACAAGCATTGCTGCATTATCCTTCAGCAGAGATGGCCGTCAGCTTGCTGTGGCATCTAGCTACACATTTGAGGAGGGTGACACACT TCACGAGCCTGATACCATCTTTGTGCGGAATGTAAATGAAGTAGAAGTCAAGCCAAAGCCCAAGGCTTTACCTGCACCACCTCCATAA